From a region of the Listeria monocytogenes ATCC 19117 genome:
- a CDS encoding DeoR/GlpR family DNA-binding transcription regulator, translated as MLNAERKQLIMESIEKLGVIKLQELVEGLATSESTIRRDLIELEEQGLIQRVHGGAKLVKLHNQEPSMNEKSFKNIQSKKVIAAYCASLVEENDCIYLDAGSTTLELITHLANRNITVVTNGLTHIEELVRQNIDAYLLGGKMKVHTKAIIGAVALDNIQNYHFDKAFIGTNAMHPEHGYTTPDMEEAFVKRAAKERADRVFVVADHTKFNEVNFSKMFSIEEATIVTDYIPSAVKESFIQKTKIIEVEK; from the coding sequence ATGTTAAATGCAGAGCGTAAACAACTTATTATGGAGAGTATTGAGAAACTTGGTGTGATTAAATTACAAGAATTAGTTGAAGGTCTTGCTACCTCAGAGTCAACCATTCGCCGTGATTTAATCGAGTTAGAAGAACAAGGATTAATTCAGCGCGTACACGGCGGGGCGAAACTTGTAAAACTTCATAATCAAGAACCAAGTATGAATGAAAAATCATTCAAAAACATTCAAAGTAAAAAAGTAATTGCTGCATATTGTGCAAGCCTAGTGGAAGAAAATGATTGTATCTATTTAGATGCAGGATCCACAACATTAGAATTAATTACTCACCTAGCAAATCGAAATATCACAGTAGTGACAAATGGATTAACCCATATTGAAGAGCTTGTTCGTCAAAATATAGATGCTTATCTTTTAGGCGGCAAAATGAAAGTGCATACAAAAGCAATTATTGGTGCAGTTGCCTTAGATAACATTCAAAACTATCATTTTGATAAAGCTTTCATTGGTACCAACGCGATGCATCCGGAGCATGGCTACACAACACCTGATATGGAAGAGGCATTTGTAAAACGTGCTGCAAAAGAACGTGCTGATCGCGTTTTTGTTGTAGCGGACCATACAAAATTCAATGAAGTGAATTTTTCAAAAATGTTTTCAATAGAAGAAGCAACTATTGTGACAGATTACATTCCTTCTGCAGTAAAAGAATCCTTTATCCAAAAAACTAAAATAATCGAGGTAGAAAAATGA
- a CDS encoding DUF523 domain-containing protein produces MIAVSACLAGIACRYDGKDKEITKIKQMVERGEAIPFCPEVTGGLPTPRNPAEIIGGDGKDVWLGHAKVIDNKGTDVTEEYKNGARLTLIKMQELGITQIIMKEKSPSCGSCAIYDGTFSGKIKDGTGVAAALFQMNGIKIISEFAF; encoded by the coding sequence ATGATTGCAGTAAGTGCTTGCCTAGCCGGAATTGCCTGTAGATATGACGGGAAAGATAAAGAAATAACCAAAATAAAACAAATGGTAGAAAGAGGAGAAGCGATTCCTTTTTGTCCAGAAGTTACCGGCGGACTGCCTACACCAAGAAATCCAGCAGAAATAATAGGTGGTGATGGCAAAGATGTCTGGTTAGGACATGCAAAAGTCATTGATAACAAAGGAACAGATGTGACAGAAGAATATAAGAACGGAGCGAGACTTACTCTAATTAAAATGCAAGAACTCGGTATTACGCAAATAATCATGAAGGAAAAAAGTCCATCTTGTGGTAGCTGTGCTATTTACGACGGTACCTTCTCAGGAAAAATAAAAGATGGTACCGGCGTAGCAGCAGCTCTTTTTCAAATGAATGGAATAAAAATCATTTCCGAATTCGCATTTTAA
- the pepC gene encoding aminopeptidase C translates to MHTELTFEQLESFSRKWRENPDKLVFQASIIKNGIKAATENPASKVSIQPVFSHEVATDKVSNQQQSGRCWMFAALNTFRHKLNGTLGLKDFELSQNYTNFWDKLEKANYFLENIIETASEDEDSRLVSWLLDTPQQDGGQWDMLVSIIEKYGVVPKSAMPETFQSSKSADLNHLLNERLRTDAVILRNAIAEKKDTADLKEEMLAEVYQLLVMTLGEPPKVFDFEYRNKDNEFKQELQITPKDFYERYVDMDLKDYIPLINAPTKDKPFNQAFTVEYLGNIVNGTPIKYLNVEMDVLKKAAADQIKDGETVWFGCDVGQLSERNTGIMDTDIFLLNQTFGFKTAMTKAERLDYKHSMLTHAMVLTGVNIANGEVNRWKVENSWGEKIGNNGYFVASDAWMDEFTFQVVVHKKYLSKELIESFNQKPIVLKPWDPMGSLAL, encoded by the coding sequence ATGCATACAGAATTAACATTTGAGCAATTAGAAAGTTTTTCTCGAAAATGGCGTGAAAATCCAGATAAATTGGTATTTCAAGCTAGTATTATCAAGAATGGGATTAAAGCAGCAACTGAGAATCCTGCATCAAAAGTTAGCATTCAACCTGTCTTTTCCCACGAAGTTGCTACAGATAAAGTTTCTAATCAACAACAAAGTGGAAGATGCTGGATGTTTGCAGCATTAAATACGTTTCGCCATAAATTAAACGGAACGCTTGGTTTGAAGGATTTTGAGTTATCACAGAATTATACTAATTTTTGGGACAAACTTGAGAAAGCAAATTACTTTTTAGAGAATATAATTGAAACAGCAAGTGAGGATGAAGATAGTCGATTAGTTTCGTGGTTGCTTGATACACCCCAACAAGATGGTGGGCAGTGGGATATGTTAGTTTCAATTATTGAAAAATATGGAGTGGTTCCAAAGTCAGCTATGCCTGAAACGTTTCAAAGTAGTAAGTCTGCTGATTTAAACCATCTATTAAATGAAAGACTTCGTACGGATGCGGTTATTTTGAGAAATGCTATTGCTGAGAAGAAAGATACTGCAGATTTGAAAGAAGAAATGCTTGCTGAGGTCTATCAACTCTTAGTTATGACTCTAGGCGAACCACCTAAAGTATTCGATTTTGAGTATCGAAATAAAGACAATGAATTTAAACAAGAATTACAAATTACACCTAAAGATTTTTATGAACGCTATGTAGATATGGATTTGAAAGATTATATTCCACTTATTAATGCACCGACCAAAGATAAACCTTTTAATCAAGCTTTTACAGTGGAATATTTAGGCAACATTGTAAATGGTACACCTATTAAGTATTTGAATGTAGAAATGGATGTCTTGAAAAAAGCTGCTGCTGATCAGATTAAAGATGGGGAAACAGTTTGGTTTGGATGTGATGTTGGACAACTTTCAGAACGGAATACCGGTATTATGGATACGGATATTTTCTTGCTTAATCAGACTTTTGGCTTTAAAACTGCGATGACTAAAGCTGAACGCCTGGATTATAAACACAGTATGCTTACACATGCGATGGTATTAACTGGAGTGAACATTGCTAATGGAGAAGTAAATCGCTGGAAAGTGGAAAATAGTTGGGGAGAAAAAATTGGTAATAATGGTTATTTTGTTGCTAGCGATGCTTGGATGGATGAGTTTACATTCCAAGTAGTGGTGCATAAAAAATATCTATCTAAGGAATTAATTGAATCCTTTAACCAAAAGCCAATTGTGTTAAAACCTTGGGATCCAATGGGTTCGCTCGCACTTTAA